The Calothrix sp. PCC 7507 DNA segment GAACGCCATGAGATATTAACTAAATTTCGCGAAGGTGAATATAACACTCTCATTGCATCTCATGTTTTGAATGAAGGTGTTGATGTCCCTGCGGCTTCCATTGCCATTATCTTATCTGGGACTGGTTCCACGAGAGAATATATTCAGCGTTTAGGACGGGTTTTACGTAAAGGGAATACTGAAAATAAACAGGCGATTTTATATGAAGTCGTGGCGGAAGATACGAGTGAAGAAGGAACTTCAGCGCGGCGACGAGGTGAACACAGAAGTGGTGGAGACAAGCCAAAGAAAGGGAATTTACAAGTTGTACAGCCGATTTATGGAGTGGAAAAAGAAAAGACTTATAAAGCTGCTGAACAAATAGAAATAAATTATTCAACTGATAAGAAAAATGTTACCGACAGATTTACTGATGCACCGCCACAGCGGGGAGGAAATCATCCCGAAGAGATTGAAGATTGATGATAAACATTTAGGGTTAGCAAATGAGTTAATTAATTATTTTCAAGCAGCGGTGGGTAAAACTCAAGGTGTACTTGAGCGTCAACTTACCGATTTTGAAGGAGATACGACAGATTATCGCGTCAAGCGGGGTTTAGCTTATATTCTCAAAAGCAGTTTTTGCACCTTTGAGGTAGTTAGTCCGCTCGAACCGCCAATGTTAAGAGAAAGGGTGTTTTCTCTGTCTGCAAAATCCGTTCCTAGTCGCGAATCAACACAGCTAACACTCAGCAAAATCGCTGATGAATTAACTCATGAACTTGAGCGAGAAGTTTTACCAGAACAGGTTCACACTGGACTTTATGCTGATTTAGCTGAGAACAAAATTCTGACAGTTTTTGATGCCCCAAAAACCCAAGATTTGCTAAATCGATATAACTTATCCCAAGTGCAGGGAGTGTTTTATAAAGCCAGTAAATTAGTGTTGAATGCCCACCGCAATGTTCCCGGAGAATATAAGCTGTTGTTTCGCTATCTCAAATTGTTTCAATTGATGGCTTATATTGAAGGCGACGCTGACCACGGGTTTACAATTAGCATTGACGGGCCGACGAGTTTATTTAATCCTAGTACACGTTACGGGTTGGCGATCGCCAAAATGATTCCCGCCTTACTCCACGTCACCAGATGGAGTCTCGCAGCCACCCTCAAAAACCGCGATACCTACACCAACGCCTGGATAACTGGACGTTTCACCCTCAACTCTGAATGTGGTTTAGTCTCCCACTACTCACCCGGCAAACCCTACGACAGTATGCTCGAAGCATCCTTCGCTGATAAATGGGATGCACTAAAATCCGACTGGTTTTTAGAGCGAGAAGTCGATTTAATTCCCATTCCCGGTAGCGTCATGATTCCCGATTTCCGCCTAGTGCATCCTGATGGAAGAAGTTATTTATTAGAAATTGTCGGTTATTGGCGGCCAGAATATTTACAAAAAAAGTTTTCGCAAGTCCGCCGCGCCGGATGTGATAACTTAATTTTGGCAATTTCTGAGCGATTGAATTTAGAAAAAGCCGGTGTGAAAATCAACGATGTTCCTGCGAAAATTATTTGGTTTAAAGATAAATTGTTGCCAAAAGCCGTGTTAGCAGTATTGGATTAAACTGAGGATTTGAGGATTAGGGACTGGGTACAGGGAAAGATTTAAATTAGGT contains these protein-coding regions:
- a CDS encoding DUF790 family protein is translated as MLPTDLLMHRHSGEEIIPKRLKIDDKHLGLANELINYFQAAVGKTQGVLERQLTDFEGDTTDYRVKRGLAYILKSSFCTFEVVSPLEPPMLRERVFSLSAKSVPSRESTQLTLSKIADELTHELEREVLPEQVHTGLYADLAENKILTVFDAPKTQDLLNRYNLSQVQGVFYKASKLVLNAHRNVPGEYKLLFRYLKLFQLMAYIEGDADHGFTISIDGPTSLFNPSTRYGLAIAKMIPALLHVTRWSLAATLKNRDTYTNAWITGRFTLNSECGLVSHYSPGKPYDSMLEASFADKWDALKSDWFLEREVDLIPIPGSVMIPDFRLVHPDGRSYLLEIVGYWRPEYLQKKFSQVRRAGCDNLILAISERLNLEKAGVKINDVPAKIIWFKDKLLPKAVLAVLD